One Candidatus Nitrososphaera evergladensis SR1 genomic window, TCTCCTTTGCGTGTTTTACGACGTCCTTGCCAAATATCCGGACGTCGCCGGATGTCGGGTGGACCAGCGTCGTCAATACTTTTATCGTGGTGGTCTTGCCTGCGCCGTTTGGCCCAAGAAAGCCAAACACCCTGCCATAGCCGACGTCAAACGACACGCCGTCTACGGCCCTTACGGAGCCATAGTTCATGCGCAGTTGCGAGACGCTGATGCAGCTATTGTTGTCGTTGTCTTCCATCGGCCAGCGTGTTAATAAAAACGGGCCGGCTAATATGACATTCCCTCTTCCTCTCTTTTTCTCTCAATATATATTAGCAAGTTCTCCAAAATGCTTCTTGGGCTGAGGAAATTCGTTTGTCGCCAAGCTTCATTGACATGGTAAACGTGCTGCTAAAGCAAAAACCCGGGCTGACGGCAGAGGCAATCCGCGACATGGTGGATGAAAAAAAGCGCAAGGTGGGCGCCGGATACCTGACCGACCAGGGAGCATTGTTTCTTGTCGCGGCCGACCTTGGCATCTCTTTTGACAGCGTGCCCAAGATGCAGTCGGGATTAAAAGACCTGTATGTCGGCGCAAAGGACGTCACGATTACAGGCCGCATCATGAACATTTACCCTCCTTTCAAGTTTACCAGAAAAGAGACCAACGAACAGTCCTCGACACGCACGCTTGTCATCTACGACAAGGAAGCCCGAGTAAAGGTCAAGCTGTGGGACAAGCAAGTGAGCGTGCCTGACGAGATGGGCCTGCAGGCCGGCGACCTTGTGAAAATTGTCAAGGGCTATGTCAGGGCCGGCCTTGACGGCAAGCCCATAGTCAACCTTGGAAGTTACAGCGCAATTGAAGTCGCGCAGGGCGACTCGGACATCCCTCCGCTGGACTCGCTTGCCATGACGGTCGACGACGTTAAAGAGGTGCAGGACTCTGCAGTAATCACGGGCGTCGTGAACGCAAACCCGAGGATTTCAGACTTTGTGAACCAGCGGGGCGAGGCAAGCAAGTCGCTGCAGCTGCAAATATCAAACGAGGCAAACACGCGCACCTTGCGGGCGGTGGTGTGGAACGTCGACGAGTCACGGGTGCCAAAGGTCTTCAGGACCGGCTCAAAGGTCAAGCTGGTGGGGGTCAGGGTAAAGCAGGGCAACCCGCAGTTTGGAAACGGCGACTTTGAGCTGCACGGCGACGAAGGGACCATCCTTGAATTTTCCGGCTCGCAGCAGGACGTGGACGTGATGCCCTTGCGAATAATATCGGTGGGAGAAGAGACGGGCAGGGGAAGCTTTCTCTGCCTTGCAGTCGACAGGGCGGCAAGGGCTCTTACGCTCACCATTGACAACAATGTTGCAAGCCCGGACCAGCTGTCCGCCGGCACCATGATAGAGTGCGTGCCAAGCAGGATATTTGGAAACGCAGTCACGCTTTCAAAGGAGGACTCGTATTTGCGCATTACAGACGACGACCCGTCGTTTCCGTCGCTTGGCAAATTCGAGGCCAAGATAAAAGACATCACTGCTGTTACCGGCGAGCCTGCCCCAGTCGTGCTTGAAGCCATCGTCCTGCAGGCTCCTTCAACTTCTGACGTGAACCTAAAGTCGGGCGAGACCGTGCCTGTCACGTCGACGCTTCTTGGCGACGACACGGGCCAGATCCGCCTGGTGGGATGGCGCAACCAGAGCTCCGCAGTCAACAAGCTGGCAGTGGGCGACAGGGTCAAGCTGGTAGGCGTGACTGCCGGCGCTGGAAGGGAAGGCGCCCCGGAGCTGACGCTGCGGTCGTATTCTTCAGTCATCCACCTGGGGTAGAAACCCAGAAAAAGCGCCAGACGTATATTGATCTCTTGGCGCACCCGAAAAAAATCTACGCGCAGGCAGACGAGCTCAAGGCGCGCGTCAAAAGGCACGCAAGGAGAAGGGACGAGACTTTTCGCGTCGGAGTCGAGATCGAGATGTGCCTGCTTGACGGAAAGGACGGCAGGCCGGCAAACGCCGCTCCCGTGATTGAATGCCTGTCACGGCGCCATCACCAGATAGACTATGAGTATGGCAAGTGCCAGCTTGAATTCAAGACCGACCCAGTGTCGATGGACAAGATCGAGGGCCTGAACCTGCAGTTTGAAGAGTTTATCGAGCACCTTGAAAAGGCCGTGAGAAAAGCCGGCAAAGACGTCGTGCCTGTGTTCCTCGGCGCAAACCCGTCGCCGTTTGCCCTTGCCGACGGCCTGATAACTGACAGGCCCCGCTACGCAAGGCTTGCGCACTGGCAGAAAAAACTTCCCGATATCGAGATGGATGGGCAAAAGTTCAAGGCCGTTCACGTCGCGCCTGCTATCCAGGGCTTCCACCTCCACCTCCAGGGCAAAAACCCGCATTTTACGGCAATGATGTTCAACCACATCCTCAACCTGGTACCGTCCGTGATACTGCTTGGAGCAAACAGCCGCCTCTTTGCCGGCAGGGTGTTTTCGCTACACGAGCCCCGCCTATTCATGTACGACCAGTCTGAGCAGCAGAATTCAGGCTTTCCCGGAATACCGCGCTACCTTGCAGGCGTGGAGGATTACATCGACTATATCATTTCAAGAAAGCCGGTCATCGCCAAGGACTATCTCGAGATGGAAAAGGAGCGCCACGACGACTGCCGCATACGGCTGAACGCCAGCTCGTACAGGGTCGAGGCGCGGGTCATGTCGGTCCAGCCGACGCCCCGGACCATGATGGCCATGATAGAGTTCTTTATCGGCTACCTGCAAAAGTCGATACATGAAGAGCGCGAGCTTCGGCCGCTTGCCGCGCTCAGGGAAGAGCGCCAGTCGGTGGTGAGGTCGGGCTTTAACGCCAAGACGCACTTTGACGTCGTGCAAACCGCCAAGCACCAAGTGGAGCTTGCGCGAAAAGGACTTGCAGACCTTGGGATAAAACCTGCGTTCCTCAACATCTTGGAGAACAGGATTGAAAACAGGACTACCGCCGGCGAGTACGTAGCACACCTGTGGCAGTCCAAGTTTAATGGTTCTGTTGAAAAGACGCTTGCCGAAGTAATTGCAGACGTGTGGGAAAAGACCAGAAACAACAGGGCAATATTCTAGTCGTTCCAGAATCCGCGGGTAATCACGTACTGCTTTTCCGCCTCGTATATGCCCCGGTACATCAGGTCGTCGTCGATGTAGTTGCGCAGTATCCTTGCCGCCGTGTCGGCTCCGACGCCGTGGCCTGCAAGGACAATCAGCGCCTTTTTGCCAAAGTTGTTGACAAGCGACGCCACCTTCCACGCCCGCTCAAACCGGTGGTTCTCCTCCTCTAACAGCTTGCCGCCGGCAAGCCTGCGCTGGATTATCTTTGATATGTCATAGTCTGACCAGAAAGTGGCAGTGACAAGCTTGGACCTGCACGACGGGCACACTATTTCCTCTGGCGCCTCCCTTGTCTCCATCACTCGCTCCCATTTTCCACAACGGATGCAGACGAGCCTGTGCTTTGTCTTTTCCAGCCTCTCCTTCACGAGCTCTATCACTCCCTTTTCTATGCTCTGGGGCGCCGCGGCAGATTTTGCAGAGTGCTCCATTATCGGCCTTGCAAGGTCAGAGAATTTTGTGACTTCAAGCCAGTGGATCTTTACTGCGCCTTCCTTGATGCCTGACAGGACTTTTCTTGCCTGCTCGATGTCGTACTTGTCGTGCACAAGCTCCCTTATCGACTCGGAGCTGACCGGCGTCTTTGCGTAGCGATCATAGATCATGCGCGCCGCCTTTTTGTCATAGACTGCCTCCCTTGCGATCATTCCAAACCTCTTGGCGACCATCCACACCTTCCAGTTGATCTGGTGCGTGCCGGTAAGCGACGCGATGATGACCGGCTCCAGGTCGTAGACGTCGTTAAGCGCCGCTTCAATCCTGCCCTTTGCCATCCTTGCGCTTGACGTGAGCATTATGCGGTAGGCGTCAGAGCGCGACTCGACTATGTATCCAAGCTGCGACGAAAGTATCGTGGAAAGCAGGGACGCAAGGGTGTTGTTCACCTTTGACCCAAATGCCGCGTGCATAACAAGCATGTTCCTTGCAGAGAAACTCTCGACCACGACGTTTTTTGAATCCGGGATAACGCCAAGCGACTTTGCGGCATCCTGTACAAGGTCGGTTGACAGCTTGACCGCTCCCTTTGCCGCCTTGCTGCGGATGCTTCCGACCTGCTCTGCCGTCCTTGAGTCGACCGGTATCATCTCGCCGACCCAGTAGGGTATGTTTATCGCCGCGCCGTGTAGCGGCTCGACGTTTACGACCATCCTGCCTTCATCTACAGAAAGCACGCGCCACTGCGAGCTCTTTAGCACAAAGACGTTGCCCCGCTCGCCATAGTCGCCTACGAACTGCTGGTCAAGCGTCCCTATCCTGCGCTTGCTTATCGTGTCAATGACCTCAAACTTCAATACATGAGGTATCATGGAGAGGTTCTCAAAGTAGTACTTGAACGCCTTGATCTTGCGCGTGTACGTGCGGCTTTCCCTGTCGTACTTTATCACGTTGTGGGCTGCAAGGATGTCGAGGCAGCTTTCAAGGTCAAAGAGGCTGACGTTTCGGAACGGGTAAGCCCGGGTTACAAGCTCGTACGCGTCTTCCACCCTGACCGGGTCTCGGGTCTGCATGGCAAGGCCGACAAGGTGGTGCGCCATGGCGTCAAGCGCACCTTCGTGCATCCTTTGCTCCTCTATCGACCCTTGCTTCATGCGGTTGATTATTGCAAGCGCCTCTATCTCGTCGTCGGCGTTGTTCGTGACTATCAGCCCCTTGGCAAAGGTGCGCTGCTTGTGCCTGCTCCTGCCGATCCTCTGCATCAATTTTGAAACCTGCCTTGGCGAGCCATAGTGTATGACGAGGTCGACAGAGCCGATGTCAAGGCCCAGTTCCAGAGAGCTTGTGCATACAACTATTCCTGCCTCGCCTGCCCGTAACGTATTTTCGGTTTCTTCACGCATCTCTTTTGACAGCGAGCCGTGGTGAATGTCCACCTTGATGTCAGACTGGTTTTTCAGTATCGTGCCCAGGTACTCTGCCTCGTCGCGGGT contains:
- a CDS encoding carboxylate-amine ligase — encoded protein: MAHPKKIYAQADELKARVKRHARRRDETFRVGVEIEMCLLDGKDGRPANAAPVIECLSRRHHQIDYEYGKCQLEFKTDPVSMDKIEGLNLQFEEFIEHLEKAVRKAGKDVVPVFLGANPSPFALADGLITDRPRYARLAHWQKKLPDIEMDGQKFKAVHVAPAIQGFHLHLQGKNPHFTAMMFNHILNLVPSVILLGANSRLFAGRVFSLHEPRLFMYDQSEQQNSGFPGIPRYLAGVEDYIDYIISRKPVIAKDYLEMEKERHDDCRIRLNASSYRVEARVMSVQPTPRTMMAMIEFFIGYLQKSIHEERELRPLAALREERQSVVRSGFNAKTHFDVVQTAKHQVELARKGLADLGIKPAFLNILENRIENRTTAGEYVAHLWQSKFNGSVEKTLAEVIADVWEKTRNNRAIF
- a CDS encoding DEAD/DEAH box helicase encodes the protein MSTPSVAAEVAVTLDQIIHAKFSKEGFSELTAIQKKALPVISRKINCLLVAPTGSGKTEAAVMPVFSMLSHAKGEMGTIRAIYITPLRALNNDVLRRIVKYAESDGLRVEIRHGDTTAAAKKKIVDNPPDVLITTPESLAVVLTSDKMLAALRGLEYIIVDEVHELVPSERGSHLSISLERLQAASQKHVSRIGLSATVGNLKEAAQFVSGAGRKHAILVDSSARGYDIDVKYVKGSLNNVAHFVVQYVKESKVEGSVLLFTNTRDEAEYLGTILKNQSDIKVDIHHGSLSKEMREETENTLRAGEAGIVVCTSSLELGLDIGSVDLVIHYGSPRQVSKLMQRIGRSRHKQRTFAKGLIVTNNADDEIEALAIINRMKQGSIEEQRMHEGALDAMAHHLVGLAMQTRDPVRVEDAYELVTRAYPFRNVSLFDLESCLDILAAHNVIKYDRESRTYTRKIKAFKYYFENLSMIPHVLKFEVIDTISKRRIGTLDQQFVGDYGERGNVFVLKSSQWRVLSVDEGRMVVNVEPLHGAAINIPYWVGEMIPVDSRTAEQVGSIRSKAAKGAVKLSTDLVQDAAKSLGVIPDSKNVVVESFSARNMLVMHAAFGSKVNNTLASLLSTILSSQLGYIVESRSDAYRIMLTSSARMAKGRIEAALNDVYDLEPVIIASLTGTHQINWKVWMVAKRFGMIAREAVYDKKAARMIYDRYAKTPVSSESIRELVHDKYDIEQARKVLSGIKEGAVKIHWLEVTKFSDLARPIMEHSAKSAAAPQSIEKGVIELVKERLEKTKHRLVCIRCGKWERVMETREAPEEIVCPSCRSKLVTATFWSDYDISKIIQRRLAGGKLLEEENHRFERAWKVASLVNNFGKKALIVLAGHGVGADTAARILRNYIDDDLMYRGIYEAEKQYVITRGFWND